In one Solanum lycopersicum chromosome 11, SLM_r2.1 genomic region, the following are encoded:
- the LOC138339585 gene encoding uncharacterized protein, whose protein sequence is MENILKTLTTLCTKVDSMGLRIQKLEEKEESTSQQHDSKNAELRRSADGKKPELEGDVGKLHKTHDNVCLNAATASTSTTKGASGIRYTNLNMNKIFDKPFIPKNQKDSLFIPPQIHTYSESLNQDKKAYNHITRSYIENLYKIKNYLNSTPRSPTTKNPNTDFITQKLQGYNKLIAQPGTNANLVKTCYSYGLLNTVYTQTGDEISTIPELYKAFMNYKRITKGTLFYIKFYSAPAEILFDEIKPIIQVIKIGLIRDMIIPEDIGIQQEIQKIEIPEFYANKRVIGIATILNELTNNYLNGNSVWSYYVREQVMIYSNSKETREQDMEEIRQWILSLLKPEQKPTTRALRKGFISEELLTRYCKIIGQKYPDHICSKCQGEDNVIPDVQIE, encoded by the coding sequence atggaaaacatactcaaaaccctaactacactttgtacaaaagtggacagtatgggattgagaattcaaaagctagaagaaaaggaagaatctacaagtcagcagcatgactctaaaaatgcggagctacgtcgttcggcagacggtaaaaagccagaactagaaggagacgttgggaaactccataaaacccatgacaatgtttgtttaaatgcagctacagcaagcacatctacaacaaaaggagctagtggaataagatatacaaatttaaatatgaacaaaatcttcgataaaccatttattccaaagaaccaaaaagactcattatttataccaccgcaaatacatacttactcagaaagtttaaaccaagataaaaaagcctacaaccacataacccgctcatatattgaaaacctttataaaatcaaaaattatttaaactcaacaCCTAGATCTCCAACTACCAAAAACCCTAATACTGATTTTATAACCCAAaagctacaaggatataataagttaatagcaCAACCGGGCACCAATGCaaatctagtaaaaacatgttatagttatggattacttaatacagtttatacccaaacaggagatgaaatatctaccataccagagctatacaaagcctttatgaactataaaagaattactaaaggaacattgttttatataaagttttattcagcaccagcagagatattatttgatgagataaaaccaattatacaagttataaaaattggtttgatcagagatatgataattccagaagatatcggaatacaacaagaaatacaaaagattgagataccaGAATTCTACGCCAACAAAAGAGTTATAGGAATAGCAACTATCCTAAATGAGCtaactaacaattatttaaacggaaactcagtatggagctattatgtacgagagcaagttatgatatattcaaattctaaagaaaCCAGAGAACAAGATATGGAAGAGATACGCCAATGGATACTTAGTCTACTCAAGCCAGagcaaaaaccaacaacaagagcattaaggaaagggtttatttcggaagaattattgaccagatattgcaaaattattggacaaaaataccccgaccatatatgttcaaaatgtcaaggagaAGATAATGTCATACCAGACGTACAAAtcgaataa